A portion of the Macaca mulatta isolate MMU2019108-1 chromosome 4, T2T-MMU8v2.0, whole genome shotgun sequence genome contains these proteins:
- the PAK1IP1 gene encoding p21-activated protein kinase-interacting protein 1 (The RefSeq protein has 2 substitutions compared to this genomic sequence), translating to MELVAGCYEQVLFGFAVHPESEACGDHEQWTLVADFTHHAHTASLSAVAVNSRFVVTGSKDETIHIYDMKKKIEHGALVHHSGTITCLKFYGNRHLISGAEDGLICIWDAKKWECLKSIKAHKGQVTFLSIHPSGKLALSVGTDKTLRTWNLVEGRSAFIKNIKQNAHIVEWSPRGEQYVVIIQNKIDIYQLDTASISGTITNEKRISSVKFLSESVLAVAGDEEVIRFFDCDSLVCLCEFKAHENRVKDMFSFEIPEQHVIVTASSDGFIKMWKLEQDKKVPPSLLCEVNTKARLTCLGVWLDKVPDTKESFPPAAEPSPVSKEQSKIGKKEPGDTVYKEEKQSKPNTKKRSLAGDSKKATKESGLVSTKKRKMVEMLEKKRKKKKIKIMQ from the exons ATGGAGCTGGTCGCTGGTTGCTACGAGCAGGTCCTCTTTGGGTTCGCTGTACACCCGGAGTCCGAGGCGTGCGGCGACCACGAG CAATGGACTCTTGTGGCTGACTTCACTCACCATGCTCACACTGCCTCCTTGTCAGCAGTAGCTGTCAATAGTCGTTTTGTGGTCACTGGGAGCAAAGATGAAACAATTCACATTTATGACATGAAAAAGAAGATAGAGCATGGGGCTCTAGTGCATCACAGTG GTACAATAACTTGCCTGAAATTCTATGGCAACAGGCATTTAATCAGCGGAGCGGAAGATGGACTCATCTGTATCTGGGATGCAAAGAAATGGGAATGCCTGAAGTCAATTAAAGCTCACAA AGGACAGGTGACCTTCCTTTCTATTCACCCATCTGGCAAGTTGGCTCTCTCGGTTGGTACAGATAAGACATTAAG AACGTGGAATCTTGTAGAAGGAAGATCAGCattcataaaaaatataaagcaaa ATGCTCACATAGTAGAGTGGTCCCCAAGAGGAGAGCAATATGTAGTTATCATACAGAATAAAATAGACATCTATCAGCTCGACACTGCATCCATTAGTGGCACCATCacaaatgaaaagagaatttCCTCTGTTAAATTTCTTTCA GAGTCTGTCCTTGCAGTGGCTGGAGATGAAGAAGTTATAAGGTTTTTTGACTGTGATTCGCTAGTGTGTCTCTGTGAATTTAAAGCTCATGAAAACAG GGTAAAGGACATGTTCAGTTTTGAAATTCCAGAGCAACATGTTATTGTTACAGCATCGAGTGATGGTTTCATCAAAATGTGGAAGCTTGAGCAGGATAAG AAAGTTCCCCCATCTTTACTCTGTGAAGTAAACACTAAAGCCAGGCTGACATGTCTTGGAGTGTGGCTAGACAAAGTGCCAGACACGAAAGAAAGCTTTCCTCTAGCAGCAGAGCCTTCTCCTG TAAGTAAAGAACAGTCCAAAATTGGCAAAAAGGAGCCTGGTGACAcaatgtacaaagaagaaaagcagTCAAAACCTAACACAAAGAAACGCAGTTTAGCAGGTGACAGTaagaaagcaacaaaagaaagTGGCCTGGTATCAACCAAGAAGAGGAAAATGGTAGAAATGttggaaaagaagaggaaaaagaagaagataaaaataatgcaGTGA